One region of Pogona vitticeps strain Pit_001003342236 chromosome 1, PviZW2.1, whole genome shotgun sequence genomic DNA includes:
- the SVIP gene encoding small VCP/p97-interacting protein: protein MGLCLPCLGGAADTVVETPDPEMRRRQLAEAAEKRQMEAASRGIKNLSSVEQKKRKQEEMEKRLETAGPGPEGGGLRWQVG, encoded by the exons ATGGGACTCTGCTTGCCGTGCCTGGGGGGAGCTGCCGACACCGTGGTGGAGACGCCTGACCCC GAAATGAGAAGAAGACAACTTGCAGAAGCTGcagaaaaaaggcaaatggag GCTGCTTCCCGTGGTATTAAGAATCTGTCTTCTGTggagcagaagaaaaggaaacaggagGAAATGGAGAAACGTCTTGAAACTGCAGGGCCTGGCCCCGAAGGAGGTGGACTAAGA TGGCAAGTTGGATAA